One Micromonas commoda chromosome 7, complete sequence genomic window carries:
- a CDS encoding predicted protein codes for MPMGTPADRSQAFVSSWSAGGTFPYGMSPHAMNSAALHPLHFGQSPPTAQMSHMGFAAGMQNPAAAAAAAAAVQLPALQGGGVPGSPMAMGTPQGLAYQMQQRAGQGGQQPGAGGIPQGFQGFHPGATFQGPQSMPHNARAAGGMGPPPPKPAQQQVGFNIPGAQQSTPPGRGKPPAASPSSFTPGSLSQTRGFRIHTVEEDGAESDDMDMDGASGSGPNSRRSSGMGARKRSNEAFNDPSEWDPNFSDELLLDGEGGAQHAAPPTAAAQGSSAMSIPVTGGFGDGGANGGFGGFQSQSVPKWQSVAMTGRAGFSPQQQVGGWPGHMNIDQQNAAIAANLNAYLQQQQQNVAAAAAMNTFHQGSPQQQMGFFPPGGVNPQFAMQQQAFAQQQQQQQQQQGLNLTGLAQQPHPFNGQAQHQQKDSGST; via the coding sequence ATGCCCATGGGAACACCCGCGGACAGGTCTCAGGCTTTTGTCTCATCGtggagcgcgggcggcacCTTCCCCTACGGCATGTCCCCCCACGCCATGAACAGCGCCGCGTTGCACCCGCTCCACTTTGGCCAatcacccccgacggcgcaGATGTCCCACATGGGATTTGCCGCCGGGATGCAGAATCCGGCGGctgcggcagccgcggcggcggcggtgcagcTTCCAGCGCTGCAGGGTGGCGGTGTGCCGGGCTCGCCCATGGCCATGGGGACGCCGCAGGGACTCGCGTATCAGATGCAACAGCGCGCCGGCCAGGGTGGACAGcagccgggcgcgggtggaaTTCCGCAGGGTTTCCAGGGGTTCCATCCCGGCGCCACCTTCCAGGGTCCGCAGAGCATGCCCCACAACGCCAGAGCGGCCGGTGGGATGGGTCCCCCGCCCCCCAAGCCCGCGCAGCAGCAGGTTGGTTTCAACATCCCGGGCGCCCAGCAGTCCACGCCTCCCGGCCGGGGCaagccgccggcggcatccccgtcgtcgttcacccCGGGGAGCCTGTCGCAGACCCGAGGTTTCCGGATACACACCGTCGAAGAGGACGGGGCGGAGAGCGACGACATGGACATGGACGGTGCCAGCGGGAGCGGTCCAAACTCGAGGAGATCCTCCGGCATGGGCGCCAGGAAGCGGAGCAACGAGGCTTTCAACGACCCAAGCGAGTGGGATCCAAACTTCTCCGACGAGCTGTTGCTGGACGGAGAGGGCGGCGCTCAGCACGCcgcacccccgacggccgcggcgcagggttcctcggcgatgagcaTACCGGTAACTGGAGGGTTTGGGGACGGCGGGGCGAACGGAGGGTTTGGCGGGTTTCAGAGTCAGAGCGTTCCAAAGTGGCAGTCGGTGGCCAtgacgggacgcgcgggattCAGCCCTCAGCAGCAGGTTGGGGGTTGGCCCGGGCACATGAACATCGACCAGCAgaacgccgccatcgccgctaATCTCAACGCTTACCTTCAGCAGCAACAGCAGAACgtggctgccgcggcggctatGAACACGTTCCACCAGGGATcgccgcagcagcagatgGGGTTCTTCCCACCCGGCGGAGTCAACCCGCAGTTCGCgatgcagcagcaggcgttcgcgcagcagcagcagcagcagcagcagcagcagggcCTCAACCTCACGGGTCTGGCCCAGCAGCCCCACCCGTTCAACGGTCAGGCTCAGCACCAACAGAAGGACTCGGGATCTACTAG
- a CDS encoding predicted protein: MPSQVTARASVYLSDSYKKCNPSFGYSSNLNPRRQLTKPSEPAGNNGHDNENSDLIISVNDVLVSDDGASGEYEVRDVLGSGTFGQVVRCRQKGTGKAAAIKVIKNHPAYFHQAHVEIGILHMLNTECDQRDERHIVRMMDHFVHRSHLCIVFEVLNINLYELLRQNNFRGLSMSLVRVFLRQLLAALSVLRGANVIHCDLKPENILIKSLDTGEIKLIDFGSACFQNRTVYQYIQSRFYRSPEVVLGAPYGMPIDMWSLGCVAAELFLGLPLFPGASEYNLLSRICETLGTPPAGMISKASNSHKFFQRTDENAGIDGASNASYRLMTLDEYERRTGKKTPVGKKYFKHTKLADIIQSVGFSSGLTDEQIAKERTQRSALLDFLQGLLQADPNDRWTPDQALQHPLITEAPFTGSWTPPP, from the coding sequence ATGCCATCGCAGGtcaccgcgcgagcctccgTGTACCTCAGCGACTCGTACAAGAAGTGCAACCCGAGCTTTGGGTACTCGAGCAACCTCAACCCTCGCAGGCAGCTGACCAAGCCGTCTGAGCCCGCGGGCAACAACGGGCACGACAACGAAAACTCGGACCTCATCATCAGCGTCAACGACGTGCTCGTgtcggacgacggcgccagcGGTGAGTACGAAGTCAGGGATGTGCTCGGCAGCGGCACCTTTGGCCAGGTTGTGAGGTGCCGCCAGAAGGGCACTggcaaggcggcggccatcaaGGTGATCAAGAACCACCCGGCGTACTTCCACCAGGCGCACGTGGAGATTGGCATCCTGCACATGCTGAACACCGAATGCGATCAGAGGGACGAGCGGCACATCGTGCGGATGATGGACCACTTCGTGCACCGGTCGCACCTGTGCATAGTATTCGAGGTGCTGAACATCAACCTGTACGAGCTCCTGCGCCAGAACAACTTCAGGGGCCTGTCCATGTCTCTGGTCAGGGTTTTCCTCCGGcagctgctcgcggcgctgagcgtgctgcgcggcgcgaacgtgaTTCACTGCGACCTGAAGCCCGAGAACATCCTGATCAAGTCGCTCGACACGGGTGAAATCAAGCTCATCGACTTTGGCAGCGCGTGCTTCCAGAACAGAACTGTGTACCAGTACATCCAGTCCCGGTTCTATCGGTCCCCCGAGGTGGTCCTCGGAGCGCCGTACGGCATGCCGATCGACATGTGGAGCCtcgggtgcgtcgccgcggagctttTCCTGGGTCTTCCCCTgttccccggcgcgtcggagTATAACCTCTTGTCGAGGATCTGCGAGACCCTCGGCACGCCCCCAGCCGGGATGATCTCCAAGGCTTCAAACTCGCACAAGTTCTTCCAGCGCACCGACGAGAACGCCgggatcgacggcgcgtccaacgcgtccTACCGGTTGATGACCCTGGACGAGTACGAGCGGAGGACGGGCAAGAAGACGCCTGTCGGCAAGAAGTACTTCAAGCACACCAAACTGGCGGATATCATCCAATCCGTCGGGTTTTCCAGCGGCCTGACCGACGAGCAGATCGCCAAGGAGCGCACCCAGCGCTCGGCACTCCTGGACTTTCTTCAGGGTCTGCTGCAGGCGGATCCGAACGACCGCTGGACCCCGGACCAGGCACTTCAGCACCCGCTCATCACGGAGGCTCCGTTCACGGGATCctggacaccgccgccg
- a CDS encoding Drug/Metabolite transporter superfamily (drug/metabolite) encodes MHIATARGLASPCRAVSARPDRARRASASTSCASPRRRTDEADQRGRTSVASRSRDDATGRVLSHRGASTRFRAIGEPETGVIADDSPPPPRDGDVEGAEGTSLTAARGLLLAVPVLWATYNPALRFIYDSPTSPTPAELTSVRMLAAMVPFTPVFLSIARDAASAKMTTTKVAEDAASGDREARGGRDVRLLLRAGAELGILNFLGTACQAWGLEQTTATRAGFLLSTINVAVPIFAAAGLGGAGAPPVTKTAWAACALALVGVLITDAPNVSSSFDASSVLSSSTDGFNGGDLGVLLGAACYAVFTVRLGKWAREYDGPEDLAAVKLAMVFACCCAWVLVDQAAYGSGVGGKWPNGGPWGSVLWAGGFDAGLWAAVVYSAVGPGAAANLLQMKGQRIVPAAEAQVIFATTPVFNAAISVAFLGEAAGGHTLLGGAVIVFASVLPLVAERFGDAGKSS; translated from the coding sequence ATGCATATAGCGACAGCGCGAGGTCTCGCGAGTCCGTGCCGCGCGGTATCGGCGCGGCccgatcgcgcgaggcgtgcttccgcgtcgacgagctgcgcctctccgcgtcgacgaacaGACGAGGCGGATCAACGCGGGCGCACGTCGGTCGCGTCCAGGTCGCGGGACGATGCGACGGGGCGAGTTCTGTCGCATCGAGGGGCGAGCACGCGGTTCAGAGCCATCGGTGAACCCGAGACCGGCGTGATCGCGGACGATtcccctcccccgccccgggacggcgacgtggaagGGGCCGAGGGCAcgtcgctcaccgccgcgcgagggctGCTGCTCGCGGTCCCCGTGCTGTGGGCCACGTACAACCCGGCGCTACGGTTCATATACGATTCTccaacctcgccgacgcccgccgagcTAACCAGCGTGCGCATGCTCGCCGCCATGGTGCCGTTCACCCCCGTGTTCCtgagcatcgcgcgcgacgcagcctccgcgaagatgacgacgacgaaagttgccgaagacgccgcgagcggcgatcgcgaggcgcgcgggggaaggGACGTgcgcctgctgctgcgcgcCGGAGCCGAACTCGGGATACTCAACTTCCTGGGCACCGCGTGTCAGGCGTGGGGGCTGGAGCAGAccaccgccacccgcgcgggtttCCTCCTCAGCACCAtcaacgtcgccgtcccgatcttcgcggcggcgggactcggcggcgccggcgctccACCCGTGACCAAAACCGCGTGGGCCGcgtgcgccctcgccctgGTCGGCGTGCTCATcacggacgcgccgaacgTGTCTTCTTCTTTCGATGCGTCGTCTGTTTTGAGTAGTTCAACGGACGGGTTCAACGGGGGTGACCTCGGGGTGCTCCTCGGCGCTGCGTGCTACGCGGTGTTCACGGTGAGACTGGGTAAGTGGGCGAGGGAGTACGACGGGCCGgaggatctcgccgccgttaAGCTGGCCATGGTGTTCGCGTGCTGCTGCGCGTGGGTGCTGGTGGACCAGGCGGCGTACggcagcggcgtcggcgggaagTGGCCCAACGGCGGGCCGTGGGGGAGCGTGCTGTGGGCGGGAGGCTTCGACGCGGGTCTGTGGGCGGCTGTGGTGTACAGCGCGGTGggtccgggcgcggcggcgaattTGCTTCAGATGAAGGGACAGAGGATCgttccggcggcggaggcgcaggtCATATTCGCCACGACGCCGGTTTTCAACGCGGCGATAAGCGTGGCGTTCCTGGGGGAGGCTGCGGGGGGGCACACTTTGCTGGGGGGCGCGGTGATTGTGTTTGCTTCCGTTTtgccgctcgtcgccgaaaggttcggcgacgcgggaaaATCCTCTTAG
- a CDS encoding predicted protein: protein MEVMHAKECDTLLAQIDRLQTYAARLVVHNDYLLRLHPLQSVEEEPATPRGFSLPEIPPPWHHPEPAPPPEGSLVPEKLQLQANVLIEKLALLEHTSRQASDTLKDVCQRAAASAWAPSAFRRLAREVEPCIRAEGEALTVLSKTPTAMRAEARADDTDEGVDEEAKLLIASLRELLRCSAVMATHGAQLVQVGAILEVAAAALGTAVTKMDRDREELRAARRALTRRMDLFWSPANDDGAGKKTSRRRVRTGSKRSRDDEYTDEGYASDYDTTP from the coding sequence aTGGAGGTGATGCACGCTAAGGAGTGCGATACCCTGTTAGCGCAGATAGATAGGCTGCAGACCTATGCCGCCAGGCTGGTCGTCCACAACGACTACCTCCTCAGGCTCCACCCGCTTCAGAGCGTCGAGGAAGAGCCCGCCACCCCCCGCGGGTTCTCGCTCCCGGAGATACCGCCGCCCTGGCACCACCCCGAacccgctcctccgccggaAGGCTCTCTCGTCCCGGAGAAGCTCCAACTCCAAGCGAACGTCCTgatcgagaagctcgcgctgctcgagcaCACCTCCCGACAGGCGAGCGATACGCTGAAGGACGTTTGCCAACGAGCCGCAGCGTCAGCCTGGGCGCCCTCAGCctttcgccgcctcgcacgGGAGGTGGAACCATGTATCAGGGCTGAGGGCGAGGCTCTCACGGTCCTCTCCAAGaccccgacggcgatgagAGCGGAGGCCCGCGCGGATGATAccgacgaaggcgtcgacgaggaggcgaagcTGCTCATCGCGTCCCTGAGAGAGCTGCTGCGTTGCTCTGCGGTGATGGCTACCCacggcgcgcagctcgtgCAGGTCGGAGCCATCCtggaggtggccgcggccgcgctcggcACCGCGGTGACAAAGATGGACCGCGATCGAGAGGAACTTCGAGCCGCCCGTCGAGCGTTGACCCGCCGCATGGACTTGTTCTGGTCGCCCgcaaacgacgacggcgcggggaagaagaccagccgtcgccgggtgAGGACCGGATCCAAGCGAAGCCGAGACGACGAGTACACGGACGAGGGATACGCCTCGGACTACGACACGACCCCGTGA
- a CDS encoding predicted protein, producing MSAADGESKPLLQRPAGGERGTTRDAYLDNCKFALMILIGVGHSLQWLLATEDRRTGRLWCGADALDDSSEDGVAPSSAVVPTLRALYTWSNAIAIPMFCVVSGRLSRSLVASCRPQHGGDDRVSERLRRVFEQLVVPFVTFQALACAVYEISPALRDALAPGGTQSSGEAGATSGPAAEAAATFDFWTPHVSWYLAALALWRCVSVVTAQMNDVAVWIGALTVGIGVGFTNTGAATGFFLKWGTIWGNFPYFVLGTFVEDDHYRRLRDASGALKLACGTITAVALVVAWCGLSHEVLCFDLWQWEAWKSSPFVHYNQFTVESAVEGVDASPRSLFFAACFRAFTYVYAVVVGVAFLGSLPRVHVPLVTDSGTRTMYGYLVHAPALLALLALNGVFQSAGTGGGLGVLGWLTWGVLAPVAVTEACMTAPVARVFWWLCEPKLGKWVWR from the exons atgagcgccgcggatggGGAGAGTAAGCCTTTGTTGCAGAGGCCCGCGG GCGGCGAGagagggacgacgcgagacgcGTATCTGGACAACTGCAAGTTCGCCCTGATGATTCTCATCGGCGTGGGGCACTCGCTGCAGTGGCTGCTCGCCACGGAGGATCGGAGAACCGGACGCCTGTGGTGCGGGGCGGACGCCCTGGACGACTCGAGCGAGGACGgggtcgcgccgtcgtcggcggtggtgCCCACGCTTCGTGCGCTGTACACCTGGTCCAACGCCATCGCCATTCCCATGTTCTGCGTCGTCTCCGGGAGGCTGTCGCGGTCGCTGGTCGCGTCGTGCCGTCCGCAGCATGGTGGGGATGATCGCGTGTCCGaacgcctgcgccgcgtctTCGAGCAACTCGTCGTGCCGTTCGTCACGTtccaggcgctcgcgtgcgcggtGTACGAGATATCACCCGCGCTgcgggacgcgctcgcgccgggaggTACGCAGTCGTCGGGtgaggcgggcgcgacgagcgggccggcggcggaggcggcggctacTTTCGATTTTTGGACGCCGCACGTGAGCTGgtacctcgcggcgctcgcgttgTGGCGGTGCGTCTCCGTGGTCACGGCGCAGAtgaacgacgtcgcggtgtGGATAGGGGCGCTGACGGTGGGGATAGGGGTCGGGTTCACGaacacgggcgcggcgacgggtttTTTCCTCAAGTGGGGGACCATCTGGGGAAATTTTCCTTACTTTGTCCTCGGCACGTTTGTCGAGGACGACCATTACCGTCGACTCAgggacgcgtccggggcgcTTAAACTGGCGTGCGGCACTATCACGGCCGTAgcactcgtcgtcgcgtggtGCGGACTCAGCCACGAGGTGCTCTGCTTCGACTTGTGGCAGTGGGAGGCGTGGAAGAGCTCACCGTTTGTCCACTACAATCAGTTCACAGTTGagtccgcggtggagggcgtggacgcgtcccCGAGGTCCTtgttcttcgccgcgtgtTTCAGGGCGTTCACGTACGTCTACGCGGTCGTGGTGGGTGTCGCGTTTCTCGGGTCACTTCCGCGGGTCCACGTGCCCCTCGTCACCGACTCGGGAACGAGGACCATGTACGGCTACCTGgtgcacgcgcccgcgctcctcgcgctgctggCGCTCAACGGCGTGTTCCAGTCCGCGGgtaccggcggcggcctcggggTGCTCGGGTGGCTGACGTGGGGGGTGTTGGCACCCGTGGCGGTGACGGAGGCGTGCATGACCGCCCCGGTGGCGAGGGTGTTCTGGTGGCTGTGCGAGCCAAAGCTCGGCAAGTGGGTTTGGCGATGA
- a CDS encoding predicted protein, whose product MLRALLGSFLLLFARAVETRAQNARARGPTTRTDGNVSDDAHAAVSGASFDRASIDHGHAAVPNYAPEAWKSQGAVLDAYAALHGVPQVKLSQLLNEEYLVELGSAYPEDPDFPAKPSNGNYRFRTYRWISRMVDVGTHGREKFPDDVTAAIRERWPSEEYTGYKPRSGRRRKESGRRPRLRVYRVASPHLRTLLRHSPSRLHRKEDAPAIGAADGGHANQVLAWLASVHITPPSSGPGFCARAAKRRHEGPAPGSPVAVPGALVGAPTPLALGELREDETEQDQPAPPPPPPPPFFGDRVIWDLGCMETTLGQLTCPKCSDAHLLFSRDAAGNLLDQQQGLRHKYKLVCDCAECDFALDMETSRVMQTGKTGRPPAEVNVAAVAAAEMTGLRQKALDLMFVAMGVRGIHNRRTYTRHSRYVQDAMVQLGHAQILENRRIVRAFLKEQGVEEDEHKRIPVTVSADGNWPVRGACSACGHGCLIFRDDMLQGGKSFVIAQGFRHKHCAVCSYYNSNEHAQLLEPPQHACKKDWDDTSKAMETDILINLVGEVGQYYDKAREGGAVVPRDETTLLRVEYVVCDEDSSFMVRIMDQLPEDLRPGKLSDVNHLANNFFKALVAIKTSPEFKNSRVLTKIEVWHLSRYWRTIVRQNPKDPQRAHEQMMNLEAHVFGDHSKCNLYPTKDAKGVVHQWCAHARGAPDEPQRILFEEEPEVSRVDPSDKKKRVKVKLPLRKRLHEVISKFGSLEVMEKAVHGLSSNPNESLHATATHMLGGKHKFHGQSGFFEATMRGAVMKKVSGQAFQLDVLVKLGVPVTDAMRARFAQIDAERAAKRDFLYANPKEALKRLRRKTERKHAAWRDKESYGKGVALQHTLGTSADDDAAEGGDASESAEIVEEAEEESDEEDEVVCDFCHEGKDAGKGSMHLCEGGDCDQVWHRDCLVPKQDFEDMTDDDTFICPMCRYQQCLVSDEDGCGELQVTL is encoded by the exons ATGCTCCGAGCCCTCCTCGGAAGCTTTTTGTTGTTGTTTGCACGTGCCGTCGAGACACGCGCGCagaacgcgcgcgctcgcggcccgACGA CGCGCACCGACGGAAACGTTTCGGATGatgcgcacgccgccgtgtcCGGCGCGTCATTCGATCGCGCGTCCATCGATCACGGACAC GCTGCGGTGCCCAACTACGCCCCCGAGGCGTGGAAGTCTCAGGGGGCTGTCCTGGACGCCTACGCTGCGCTCCACGGCGTGCCGCAGGTCAAGCTCTCCCAGCTCTTGAACGAGGAGTACCTCGTGGAACTCGGGAGTGCCTATCCCGAGGACCCCGACTTTCCCGCGAAGCCGTCGAACGGCAACTACAGGTTCAGGACGTATAGGTGGATCAGCAGGATGGTGGACGTCGGTACCCACGGGCGCGAGAAGTTCCCCGACGACGTGACGGCCGCCATTCGTGAACGCTGGCCGTCAGAGGAGTACACGGGGTACAAGCCGAGGAG TGGGAGAAGAAGGAAAGAAAGCGGAAGAAGGCCGCGACTGCGCGTGTATCGCGTGGCTTCGCCGCATCTGCGTACCCTCCTCCGACactcgccatcgcggctccACCGCAAG GAGGATGCGCCagcgatcggcgccgcggatggcggGCATGCGAACCAGGTGCTCGCCTGGCTCGCGAGCGTGCACATCACTCCACCGAGCTCTGGACCAGGCTTTTGTGCCAGGGCGGCGAAACGACGGCACGAGGGCCCAGCCCCGGGCAGCCCAGTCGCGGTCCCCGGGGCCCTCGTTGGAGCACCGACGCCGTTAGCCCTTGGGGAGTTGCGGGAGGATGAAACGGAACAGGATCAGCccgcgcctccacctccacctccgcctccgttCTTCGGCGACCGTGTTATTTGGGACCTGGGGTGCATGGAGACCACCCTGGGGCAGCTCACGTGCCCAAAGTGCAGCGATGCGCACCTGCTTTTTTCCCGCGACGCAGCGGGCAATTTGCTGGACCAGCAGCAGGGGCTGCGACACAAATACAAGCTCGTGTGCGATTGCGCCGAGTGCGACTTCGCGTTGGACATGGAGACCTCGCGCGTGATGCAGACGGGCAAAACAGggcgcccgcccgccgaggTTAACGTCGCGGCTGTCGCTGCCGCGGAGATGACTGGGCTACGCCAGAAGGCCCTCGACTTGATGTTCGTGGCCATGGGGGTGCGGGGCATCCACAACCGCCGAACTTACACCCGGCACTCGCGTTATGTGCAGGACGCGATGGTGCAGCTCGGCCACGCGCAGATTCTCGAGAATCGGCGCATTGTGCGCGCATTCTTAAAGGAGCAGGGCGTGGAAGAGGACGAGCACAAGCGGATCCCCGTGACAGTCTCCGCCGATGGGAACTGGCCTGTTAGGGGTGCCTGCTCGGCGTGTGGTCACGGGTGCTTGATCTTCCGTGATGACATGCTCCAGGGGGGTAAGAGCTTCGTCATCGCGCAGGGCTTCAGGCACAAGCACTGCGCGGTTTGTAGCTATTACAATTCAAACGAGCATGCACAGCTTCTGGAACCCCCGCAACATGCCTGCAAGAAAGACTGGGACGACACCTCCAAGGCGATGGAGACGGACATCCTCATCAACTTGGTGGGTGAAGTCGGCCAGTACTACGACAAGGCGCGCGAAGGTGGGGCCGTAGTGCCGCGCGACGAGACCACGCTCCTACGGGTGGAGTACGTCGTGTGCGACGAGGACTCGTCCTTCATGGTGAGGATCATGGACCAGTTGCCCGAGGACCTGAGGCCAGGAAAATTGTCAGATGTTAACCACCTGGCGAACAACTTTTTCAAGGCTCTGGTGGCGATCAAGACGAGCCCTGAGTTCAAGAATTCGCGTGTTCTCACGAAGATAGAGGTGTGGCACCTCTCGCGTTACTGGCGCACCATCGTCCGCCAGAACCCGAAGGACCCCCAGCGTGCTCACGAGCAGATGATGAACCTCGAGGCCCACGTCTTCGGCGACCACAGCAAGTGCAACCTCTACCCCACGAAG GACGCAAAGGGAGTCGTACATCAGTGGTGCGCCCATGCGCGTGGTGCACCTGATGAGCCCCAGCGAATCCTCTTCGAGGAAGAGCCCGAGGTTTCCCGAGTGGACCCCTCGGACAAGAAGAAGCGCGTGAAGGTAAAGCTGCCTCTGCGGAAGCGCCTTCACGAGGTGATCTCCAAGTTTGGCAGCTTGGAAGTCATGGAAAAGGCGGTGCACGG GCTTTCATCAAACCCGAACGAATCCTTGCAcgccacggcgacgcacaTGCTCGGCGGCAAGCATAAGTTTCATGGGCAGAGTGGTTTTTTCGAAGCCACCATGAGAGGGGCGGTGATGAAAAAGGTGAGTGGGCAAGCGTTTCAGCTTGATGTGCTGGTGAAGCTCGGAGTACCCGTGACCGATGCCATGCGCGCCCGCTTCGCCCAGATCGACGCAGAACGCGCCGCCAAGCGCGATTTTTTGTACGCAAATCCAAAGGAGGCCTTGAAACGGCTGCGTCGAAAGACGGAGCGGAAGCACGCGGCGTGGAGGGATAAGGAATCCTACGGCAAGGGCGTGGCGCTGCAACACACACTAGGCACCTCagcggatgacgacgcggcggaagGTGGTGACGCGAGCGAGTCTGCGGAGATCgtggaggaggctgaggaggagtccgatgaggaggatgaggtcgTCTGCGATTTCTGCCACGAAGGGAAGGACGCTGGAAAGGGCTCCATGCACCTCTGCGAGGGTGGCGACTGCGACCAGGTTTGGCACAGAGATTGCCTCGTCCCCAAGCAGGACTTCGAGGACATGACGGACGATGACACGTTCATCTGCCCCATGTGCCGGTACCAGCAGTGCCTGGTGTCTGACGAGGACGGCTGTGGGGAGCTCCAGGTAACGCTTTAA